The following nucleotide sequence is from Stigmatopora nigra isolate UIUO_SnigA chromosome 8, RoL_Snig_1.1, whole genome shotgun sequence.
cagtgcccatgatcttcttatgagcagcctctcgcctccgctgtatgctcatatatcaaaatttgtcttgtatctcaaattgctcgtatgttgaggtaccactgtattcccTTCTGGACCAGTTGTGTCTGAAAGGGGGCGGTTAAAAAATGCCATGCATGGTGTTACAGGCCCAACAAGTGAGCAAACAGCACCCTGGCTTATTAGTTACATCAAGAAGTAAATCCAAACATGTGGATTTAAATCTTGACATTTGgcattttgttttccaaaacatgttttatagATACACAGTCATCATTTATTTCAGATAATTAAGTGCATTCTAAACCTTACTGTGAAGTGCTCTTGAGGAGCTACTTTAAGAAAGGCAGTGATAACAGTTTCCCATCCGTTGCATAGACAACCCACATCTGCACAAATGCTCATGTGTTCTCTACAGACAAACTGATTCCAGATTTCTGCATATATCATTAAGTTGTCCTGGCATAACTCGTTGTATGCACACTATTCAAGAATGTTTCTCAAGACAAAACTACTCTTCCTCCACCAAAAAACAGCCCCAAGTAGTCAGTCAGCAGATACAGCTAAGGATATGCCATTGGGCAATCATAATTTTCTATAAAGTAGAATTAAAGATTTATGTGGTTTCTACAATGTTGTTAGGGAACATGGAACGGATTGAGCTAATGTTAACAGGTTGTTGACTGAGGAAGATGTCAGTGTTGCAGCTGTGCTGGCCAAATTGAAGTCTCAATCTGACCAATCAATAAACCTTGTATCCACCAAGGTCTTATGCATTCTCGCAAATGATGcttttaaaataatcattaattAAAAAGGTTCAGCTATTGACCTCCACGCTATGCAAGACAATTACTCTACGTTTCTTCTCTTGTACCTTCACCTGGTCCTACACAACGGACACTCATAATAAACAGAAAGCTCCATGTTTGGCTTGTGTGTTTGCCTGATTCGAGGACCTTCGCCCATGAAGGTAAcactgttgttattgtttttactttAGAAGGACATATTGGACAAGAACAGGTTTCACAGGTACATATCGTACACCCAGGTGTGTTTGATTTAGTAGAATGTTAAATTTGTCTTGTTCAGACATGAACTGCAAATAGGGTGATAGGTGAGTCTATGGATACATTTTCACTGTAACAAATACAGCAATTCAAGAGTTTGTATAACCAGAACAAAGATTGAAGGCGAACCATAGGTGATGCGTCACATTTAAAAAGGATGGATACTCAGTTTGCCACAAGTGGCTTCAATGCAACACACAACTAGGCCTACATTTTTCCACTTGGGAGTTGGAATGTTATCGGCCAGGATATATAAAGTTTAGAAAAATGTGATAATAAATCTTACGGTCTACTAACACTGACTCTCAAGGTAAAAATCAGGATCCCTGCACTcctgtttttattatatttggcccacaTTTGatcaattcaacattttttggagcagtggttcttaaccttgttggagctaccgaaccccactagtttcatatgcgcattcaccgaaccctactttagtgttACGAATCACTGTTCTGGAGATACCAAAACATCAACTGAAAGATTGGTTGGATGAATGTAGCATTAAAAActtaaaacccttttttttgcctcaagtTTTGTGCCTCAGTCTCAATTGAGGAGTAAACTGTTAGTGTAAGTGTAAGAGAAAAAGAAGGTGCACAACCAAACGTTCCAAAACATAATaagatttacatttttcatgAAACCAATAACTGTAACTTTGTATTTACTATTAGTATTATGATTATTACTATTGCAAAGTGGTCTTTTTTATTGTTTCGTGGCAAAAACTGCTTGTACAATATACAAAGATTTGTGATAGATGATTCAGAATTCTGTTTTGGCTGCACAAAGTAGTCAAACAAAGGCCAAAAGTATATCGCTCCACAACTTATACCAAAGTTCAAGTGCTATTGCAATGCAGAATTTCTCCACATATCATATGCACATTCTCTAAATCAGGCTTCACCAATAAATTTGTCAGAAGAAAGCAtaatgagaaaatgaaaaatatttatggttaaagaaaaccaaaaagtgAGGTTTTACTAAGATGAACTGAAACTTTAGAATGTGTTAAAGACAAACCCATAGAAATCCTGATCAAACCTGTCACCCCAATGTGTGAAAGCAAATAGTTCAGGTTAAAACACTTAGAGCAGACAGCTTCCTCAAACGACACATGCTCGTGACATGTCACAAAGAATTTGGTCCATTTAAAAACAGCATTAGGCAGGCCTACCTCTAAGAGAATGGTTAAGCCTCTGTGGTGTGCCTGTTTATTTGTACAGTaagtgtatgcatgtgtgcattggGAAGCAGTCACCTCTGTTTCCTCATGTTACTTTTAATATTCCTAAAAGTACCTGCAGTAGGCATTTTACAGGATGTGATTGTTTCTTGAATGAGGGGGGAATGCTCATGAAATACATCACGAGAGATTTGGGTGGCTTAGGGTACCAAGCGAGTTAAGCACAGTAGGTCATTATAGCAGCCACACTCACCAGAAACAGAAACTTCAAACTAAGCCATTACCTCTTAAATTAAACATTACAACATTTAGCAGCAGAAACCTCAAAGACTAAACCACCTTATCAAAGCTCCAAATATAGCAATGTCAAATGAGTAGTAGCCCTGAACTTGACGTTTTACTAAAAGTTTGCCCTGTCCCAACATATTGTGTGAAACTTCCTATAATTGAATTCTAAACAAGTTATGATACATTGCAACGTACAACAATGAGTAAAAACTTACCATACTGGCACCGTGTCCCTTTAAATCCTTTTGGGCAGTCACATATATGATCTCCAGTTTCTGCACATCGTCCTCCATTGAAGCACATATTGGTACTGCATACTCCTAAGAGTATGGCATGTAATAATGTTTtccgactgatttattttttggcttCACTGtgattttttatatacatacatatattaaaaatgCTAATACCCACTATGTTGACAGCCAGGTTCACCATCTCTTTGAGTCCAACCAGGGCAGCAACGATAAACCGTATGGATATCAGTCTTGTATATTTGTCTATATGTTGTGTAGTATGTTGTCCTGTGGAAAACatgattaatttcatttttacatgATTGTAATTGTTACAAATGCATATGAAGATGAGCAATGGATGAGAGGTGAAGAAAGTATGAGCGGTCACCTCCTCTCATAACCCATACACCTGTAGCCTGCACAACCTTGCCTCCCCACCATAACCATGCGTGTAAAAGCCTGTACACAAGGCTGAGGTCTTCCCAAAACAGACATCTCCTGGCTGGTGCAAACATTAGGCCTGCAATGTAAAGACAGATATTGATGAATATTTCATCACAATGCGATATTGATTTGTTGGTTGATTATTCAATATttaccaatttaaaaaaaaaactatcaggaTTTCAATCAGGTCAAGTACATTCTATAGatttaacacaaaatattttagattagaaagatgaatgaatcaatgaatatcgATTTAAGAATTTGGAGTATGTCATTCATATTAAAATGGTTCAGAAGTGCCCCTCACAGAGCTcttaaaaactttaaattggccctaggtttgagtgtgaacgtgaattgtggtttgtctcattgtggcCCACGATTGGCTGACAGCCAATcatgggtgtcccccacctactgcccatagttggctgggataggctaacACATCCCTGTGACCCCTGAATATAAGagctgaaaatgaataaatgtatcagGCTCTTGGTCCTATGTGTACGTATAAAATGCAAGATGAAACAATCACCCAAGGTTTCTTTTCCAAGAGAAACTGAAAATGTGCTAACTTTTCAAAAGTTGTCAAGTATCCCTAACTAAGCATGGACCTCCTCTCAAATCATCTGGTTCCAATTCAAGTTAGCCTGAAGTAAATTAGAGGTGCTGCGCTTTTCTTGTCATCAAGACATTTTGTTAAACCTTGtgcaacacatttttatttcaagagACATGTGTTGGCGAAACACCATAAACAGTGGCATGAAAGGTTTTGTGAGACGCTGCGTGGTTATCACCCAAGGTGGccaggtggatgagtggttggtgtgccagcctcacagttctagggtcgagagTTCGATCCAAAGTGGGGCCtcagtgtgtggagtttgcatgttctccacaggcTTGCATGaattttctctggatactccatttttttgcatatccccaaaacatgcttgtATGCTGattgaacagtctaaattgcctctaggtgtgattgtgattggttgtccatctcctcgtgccctgtgattgactggccaccaattattCACTGAATAATCTGTTTTCCCTCAATATCCTGAAAACATGCATAagctggttgttttttttttaaatttgaatgtaTGATTGTGAACGGTGGttcatctcattgtgccctgcaattcaCGGACAACCAATTGCCTACTGCCCGGAGTTAgaagggataggctccagcacccccaccacctTTGTGAGAATAAACAATCAGCAGATGGTATCCACGAGCCAGCTGTTTAAACCCTTCATTTCATCTTCTGAAAGTGTGAACTCCAGTGGTCGGTGGTCCAATCAAAAGAATAACTTTGATGAGGCAGTATTTTGTAAGCAAACACATTTTAGCATGGGCCCGGCCGATGAgaggttagtgcgtcggcctcaaagctctggggtcctgggttcaaatccaggttgatccatttgtgtggagtttgcatgttctccctgggcttgcgtgggtttgtctgggtactccgatttctcccacattccaaagacatgcatggtaggcttatcggacactctaaattgcccctacgtatgagtgtgagcgtgaatggttgtttgtctccttgtgccatgcgattggcaggacaccaattcagggtgtccctccctccagcaccccccgcgaacctcgtgaggataaagcggtttagaaaatgagacgagGTGAGACATTTTAGCAATACACGTACTGACAATGTCCATTGTatctttattttacatttaatttgcaAATTGCTCTACTTACATGTCCAAACGCAATTCCAACGATGACCCGGCGTGCAAAGTGCTAAATGATATCAGACACAAAGTGAAAATGTCTGGAAACATCTTTTCGGATGAAAAAGCTGATTTAATCATTAATCAGTCATCGAGGTTTAAGAAAAAACTATCGGTTAAAGTGGATCAAAAAGTTAAGAGTATTTGGTGCTCCAAATGTGGTCCCGACGTCTGCACAGTGAGGATGAAGGTCGGCGTTTAATGTCAGCAGGTTTTAGTAGCGGCACGTAAACGCACCACCCACAGTGAAAGAGGAGCTCGCTTAAAACCATTTCCTACACCCAGTAGCGCTGATCACTGCTGAATTTACAAATGTTCAAGCTGTTTACTATCTTAACATTGCACTACACCTTATTATACCTTTTATGGTGCATTTTGGCAAATCTTCTCCAAGTAgtggtgcatttttttcatagaggatttttttaaaaagctgactTGCAGAGCCCACGGAATTTACTGAAATAATCCGTTTTCTGCCATAATTTATTGCCaagaaaagaacaaaattgcacgttttttcatgtttgtatgGAACCTAAACTTATTCTGTTGCAAtcaatattacaaaaataaaataacacagcTTTATTGATAATCGTATGTTAAAagaaattggcattttttaaaataatattcataattTAATTTTAGGATGTTATACAATAATATCATTCAAAGCAGTCTCGTAATATTGTGAAAGGGTCCCTAAAGTTGTGGTAATTGAGTTTATACGTAAAACTCCAGTTCGTAAATACGTTTCTGCTTTCGATTTGAGCGGTCGTCTGCGTGACGTCATTTCCCATGGTGATAAGGACCTCCCTGTTGTACTGCGCACATGATGATGAGGAAAGGTTCCTCTCCGACATCTACACTCTTCGTTTTCTGACAGCTCACGCTTTTTAGAAGTCGGATTGCAATATTATAGTCCAGTCCTTGAGAATAATCTTAAAAGGTTTCTTGCAACTCAGGATCTCTATTAGAAAACGTGTTGGGGAAATTGCTAGCGTCAAAAAGGGTGAGATATACATACTCAGCTCCCTCTTTTCAATGGCGCTTATGCTAACCATAACAGGCTTCCGTCACAAACGCAGTTATAATTGACTGATCAAAATTAATGTCAATGTTATGTGGTAGAAACTGACATTTAAACCATGGTACATTACTTCACTCCAATTGCAATGTGTGTAGATATTTGTATAATAGGGCGTATGGTAGTTTGCTTGAGGGTGACCGCTACTGTAGCAACCAGTGCTATctcgtctcatctcattttctgaaccgctttatcctcattgggatcgcggggggttctggagccaatcccagctgtctccgggccagaggtgggggacaccctgaatcagtggtcagccgatcgcagggcacaactaGACGGgcgaccatgcacactcacactcgtacctaggggcaatttagagtgtccaatcagcatgcatgttttgggaatgtgggaggaaaccgttgtacccgaaggaaacccacgcaggcaaggtagagcatgcaaactccacaccagtggaccgatctggatttgaacccaggacgccagagctgtgaggccgacgtgctaactacTCGCGTCACCAAGCCGCCCACCAGTGCTATTAATTCAAAATATTACTAAGAATAGTGTTTATTATCCAGCCCCAAAGAAATTAAAATTCTATGGTTTCCTTTCTGCTGACCCTTGATATACATTCGCTATAGTTTACTAGCATGTAATTTACTGCAACTGTTCTGTTATTGTTCATcattatttcttgttttttatggAATTAATGATGgtgcaaataataaaaaatgtatcaatgTTTGTCAGGGCCAAATGAGCAGCGCGACATTTCCCTCTCCCATTGCTGAGATGGCAGAAATTAACCGTATACACTATGATCTGGAGTACACAGAGGGCATCAGCCAGAGAATGCGCATACCTGAGATGCTTAAAGTGGCTCCACAAGGTCAGGAGGACTCTGGTCTTAACTCACAGCAGTTACCACACAGCGTTACAATGCAAGTCCCAGAACGAATTGTTGTCTCAGGTCTGTATTATTTTTGTGTCCTCAACAACAGCCAACTGTTCCTTTTTATTGGTGGCTTTGTAGTGGTAGTACAGCTTTTCAAGGGTagcaaatttaatatttgtattgttGTTACTTCTCATGGATTATTTAAAGTGATTTCGGAAGTCAATATCACATTAAATTAGctaaaaaggaatgaattaatacaaatatagttCACGTTTTGATTGTGTTTATCATCTTTACTTCCAAAAATCTCTCGGAGCCAGTAAGGTAAATACAAGATTTTTTGTCAAGATCAGTACCCAACTTCAATAAAAGTATTTGGTAAATCAGGAATTATTTTGCGGGTAACAATTTCAAAGAAGAATTAAATCAGTTCCACAAAGGGCCTCCTttgtggatgcaggtttttgttccaagagGACACATTTTAACCAGTCTAGTGTTTTTTAAGTCGTTCAGTCAGATTCTGACTGTTTCTACACCAACATGTATTCATTACTGTCGGATTTGAATCCGTTGGAattaaaacctgcacccattgcaaccctttgtggaattggtTTGACATATATGTCTTTTAAGTGTCATGATTTCAGTTTCAGTGTTTTTATCCTCATCAACTAAATTCTATACAAAAAATTCCTTCTTCAGGAGACAGTGATGACAAGCAGTTTTCAAGACCCAGAGACCTGGATTTAATCCAGTCGACACCATTAGAAGCCTTGTCTCTAAAGACACCCCCAAGAGTACTCACACTCAGTGAACGTCCTTTGGACTTCCTGGAAGATGAGCAAAGAGcagcttcagaaaatgagcccATGGTAAGTGCaattcagttttattttcattccattttagTGTAGGAAAAGCAATTAGGAAGATATACACTTAATAATCATTaagcatgaatatttttacatttttcttcattttaaatttagatGCGACCACAAGCGCGCTCAAGACGTGAACGCTCAGCTAGTGAGAATACAGCTGTCCGTCATAACAGTCAACAATTGATGCATCATGAGTCAGCGTGAGTATTTTTCCAGCCATTCTTATGCCTCCATTTTGCTTGCTGCATctttttcctgctttttttcttcattcatctTTCCACTTTTTGTAATGAGACCCTTTAGTGTCAATtgcaatcacatttgttttctttttgtcaatatttcatttcaaaatatatcCAACCAAGTTACATTATTAGTAATAGTTAAACACATATGTGTGGGGGTGGAGTGATTAGCATCTCCTCCTCACATTTCTTTGATCGAGGGTTAATTCCCCAGTGGGTTCCAACTtttctttgtggagtttgcatgttctcttcgtgcctgtgtgggttttctacaggttgaacacactaagtcatgtgtcaaagtggcgacccgggggccaaatctggctcaccgcatcattttgtgcggcccgagaaagtaaatcgtgAATGCCGActtactgttttaggatcaaattaaaatgaagagtatagatgtatattaaatttcctgattttcccccttttaaatcaaaaaatgtcattttttaatccattttttctgtttttagttaaaaaaaatcattttgtaaaatttaaaaatatatttgaaaaaaggaTGTGACTTATCTGACAAATTTAGCCCAAAATAAGGTAACTTCAGCACCTATGAGTGAGGCAGTTTGGGACTGGATgtcccaaaatgattttttttgcaaaaatgccCATGAACTTCATGCTATAGCACAGGAATTAGCCCCTATGAATGTTCCTAAAAGGGCACTAGTTTGTGCATATTGTGTTCAGAAAAGAGTTTCTCCTGCGAACCAGGATTTGTCACTCACCCTTCAGCCAAGCCAAAATTAGGTGTCCTTGGCATCTGCAAGAGAGATCGGGGTAGTAATTCccaatattttttatcacaaagaCAAATTACTTACATTTTTGGTTCATCAACCGTTCTAAAAGTGGCCGGACACTAGATTGAAGGACCACCACCCAGCAGTGTCAAATGGGGGGAAAATACAAAGGATGTGAGCGAACATTGTGCACAAACACAAAACTTAACAGTTAAAAAACCGTAGAAAtggttcatttttattcatttaaagttTTACACTGATAGTGATACTGATACAAGTATCAGAAAAGGGCCATCCCTAACATGGCCACCGACAAAAATCTTCAGACTACCCCGGATGATTGACACTTACCTAGTTTTCCCAATAAATCATTGCATGTTTCCGTTCATATGCATTGAGGATGACTCAGGTGTTTCTCCAATCTGCATTAATGCATATTTGCTTATTTTAAATTGAGATGTTACAATATAGtttctgtttttcattttttatgccaCTTACTGACAATTAAGAATGAAGCATCCCATCTTATTTTAAACATTGTCACAACATCCGTATATGCATGTGATATTTTGtaattaatatttatatacttGGCCTTGTTGAGACGTCTAATTTGCATGTCAGCCTGCTGTCTGTCTTTGCTTGATCCTCTGGCTGTCACAAAATATTCTTCAGAGCTATTTAGCAGTGCTGCTTTTATTAAAGTCGCTTAAAATTCACAATTTTGAGCAGAGTTCCTTTTTCCTCATTTCTCTTCCCTCCCTTATTCCCTtctctcttcttcttttccttatttttttgtaaattggcTGGTCAAAATGGTTGCCTCCAAGAAGTGCAACAGATTCCCCCTCAGCCACTCTTCACCCACCTTCCCCTCCCAATGCGACTCAAGAAGAACACAATCTGCACAGCGATAGTGGCATTTTATCTTTCCTCCAGTCCACTACACGTCGGGCTTACCACCAGGTTCTTGAGGTCTTGGATGAAAACCACAGGTGACATCCTAATTGCCATAATCTCATTTGCCAATAAGAAGAACGCTAGATGCCAATATTTCTTTTTAGCGATCAAGCCCATTCAATAACAGTTTTGATCAGTCAGATTGGATCTTATTTTATAAACAGGTCCTTTCCATAATTATATGGATCCCAGGTTAAAATATGGTCttataaattcaaataaattcacctttttttctctaaataatGACAGTCCACTACATGTTAGGACTACTAGCAGGTTCTAGAGATCTCGAATGAAAACCACAGGTGACAATGTATTTGCAATAATGTCTTTTGCCCAATAAGAGCACTAGATGCAGTCAAACCCACTAAATAGCAGTGTTGATCAGTCAGATTGGATATATAAGCACTCACATACATAGGAGTGGACCTTATGTACTGTAATGAATTACGCCAGATGTCAGTGTAACAAGCAACTGGGTGCCGTCAGCTTGAAAAAATAACTCCGGTAATTGTATGATAATATGATGTGGAAATGGTAAGGACCGTATTTCATGGAAAACACTAggtggacattacatttttttttccaaagacaaTGAGCAGTTAATCCTGCCTCTACTTCCACACTAATATATGGTTCACGTTGTCATTAGGCATCCATCTGCCCTTTGCTCCTAAATATGGACGTCTTACACGGATAGTCTATTTACAAATAAtattatgtaaaaaataaaatggactgTTAAGCTGCATGATTTAGTAAAATCCACCAACTATcagaaatttgaatattttaagcATTAGTCAAATACATGCACTTACTATCTTTAACAATCATTAACATTATTATATACTTAATACTGCACTCTGCATTAATACCAAACTTAAATTTAATTAAGGGCACTGTACTAATTATTTTCAAGCTAATGATTGTaagtttctgattttttttctattaggtAGTGTACCCCATgattttcttctgtgttttcTGGGTTTCTCGGTTTCACCTACATGCAAATGTAATCTTAACCCTTTTAAGTGTATTGGTTGCTTTGGTAGCAAACTAATAGCATTTGGACTCGAAATGCTCCAATGCTGCTCCAAGCTTTGTTGCTTCACTATATATCGTGTTTTATATAAATCACTTGATGCCGACACACTCACACGATTGGTTAAGGCGAGAGGGCATCTTTGTAGAACAGTCCTCCAGTCACGGCGGACATAAGGCTttgaagggtaaaaaaaaaataaccccccaaaaaaaaaacatcctgctGGTGAGCAAACCAATGcctttaaaatggggaaacggTTAACAGGGGCAGTTGCATGAAATTATGCCTGAAACACTGACAATTATTCAAAAATGAGTTAAATGCCTCTCTTAAACGGAAAAGTTTCTTCAGCTTTATGCTTGCCCATATTATTCAAATGGCAAatcagttgcattttttttctccatttttaaatcaatgtttgcCATTGCCTATCTTGCTCAAGTCACAAAATTGCTGTTAGGGAACAAGATTTGTCAGTGTATATAtaaccattcattttcagaagcacttcatcctcacaaggggtgctggagcctgtcccagggcttccgtttaaaaaaataataataatggctgAGCTAATAGTGGATATGACTGGAATTAAATTCCAAGACAACCTTACCAAGCAAGATTTCCTGTTGTGTTGAGAGCACTTCAAACTTCTTtgagggaaatatattttaataatattttgggagtatgaaaaaaaagtgtaatttcaCAAACACAATCCTTGGGGAATTAACCCTTGATTCAATAGGTTATGGGAGGGTATCagtatttgtgtatgtttgtagcACAGTGCTTTGTGCAAGTTTTAGCTCTTATTTGTCCCCTTTTTCCCAATCCGTATTTCCTCACTTCTGTAGAAAATCATCTCTGAGAGGGGGGTCGGCCTCAAGCACaaaccccctgcatgagtccaGGTAACATCATGTAGACTTTTCACTTTTCATTTGTTTCCCCTAATCTTTTAACCCATTCTTTTCTTACCTATCTTTCTTATTTGATGCACCATTTATTTGTGATCAATTAACGATATAACATGCATTTTAATCATTaagtattttgaaaatgtttcaaatagAGGCTATTGTGTTGCTGTTGTTAAAGGCTTGCATTACCAACATATGAAAGCTCTCTGGATGGTGGATCTGATGACATGACCGTTGTAGATGCAGCAACACTTCGACGACAGGTTGGATGTTCACAATAACATTTCCTGTattcaactaaaaaaatatgacatggtGACACTAATTGTAATATTCTGCTTTTAATCTGTAGCTTATCAAGTTAAATCGACGGCTCCAGCTTCTGGAGGAGGACAACAAGGAACGGGCAAAACGGGAGATGTTCCTGTACTCGGTCACTGTAGCTTTCTGGCTCATCAACACGTGGGTGTGGTTAAGACGTTGAAATACATCAGTATTGCTGCTACCATTGCAAAACAAGTCTATGTAGTAATGCTGTGTTTCAgtgatgtatgtgtgtgagacATGTTACACTTGCAGCCATCTTAGCAAGGCCATCCATTTGCACGATGCACTCATGTTTTGTctggttaatttgtatttttgggttgttttttttccacttttgttttCTTGATAGTTTCCTGCTTCACTATATTTTGTACACAAATGTTGAGCAATGCTAAGcattatttgtaaatatgtatcACTGTTAGTAAGGAGTAATGCCATATTTTGCttttagaatacaaatgttAAGCAATGCCACCAGGTatgaatatttgtaaatatgtattGCTTGAGGAAGGAGTAGTTAATAAAGTACAGCATGGTTTACCATATTAAGAACACTTGACATAATTGTGGCCTCCTATCCTTATAGACAGCTGTCTTATTAGGTCTGATATAATGAGCAATTCAAATCACAACTCCTGCTTTGGTCAGTCAGTTCAGGTAGTGAAATATTATGACATTCTCCACTAAATCCTTTTCTTGCTGACTGTGGTGTCTTAAAATGTCAAGGGAGGTCCATTTAACCAACAAACATGTATTTCTTCTTTGTATTACAACTGAGTGGATGCTCATTGGATTGTCTATAAGA
It contains:
- the mffa gene encoding mitochondrial fission factor homolog B isoform X1, producing MSSATFPSPIAEMAEINRIHYDLEYTEGISQRMRIPEMLKVAPQGQEDSGLNSQQLPHSVTMQVPERIVVSGDSDDKQFSRPRDLDLIQSTPLEALSLKTPPRVLTLSERPLDFLEDEQRAASENEPMMRPQARSRRERSASENTAVRHNSQQLMHHESAATDSPSATLHPPSPPNATQEEHNLHSDSGILSFLQSTTRRAYHQVLEVLDENHRKSSLRGGSASSTNPLHESRLALPTYESSLDGGSDDMTVVDAATLRRQLIKLNRRLQLLEEDNKERAKREMFLYSVTVAFWLINTWVWLRR
- the mffa gene encoding mitochondrial fission factor homolog B isoform X4, coding for MSSATFPSPIAEMAEINRIHYDLEYTEGISQRMRIPEMLKVAPQGQEDSGLNSQQLPHSVTMQVPERIVVSGDSDDKQFSRPRDLDLIQSTPLEALSLKTPPRVLTLSERPLDFLEDEQRAASENEPMMRPQARSRRERSASENTAVRHNSQQLMHHESALALPTYESSLDGGSDDMTVVDAATLRRQLIKLNRRLQLLEEDNKERAKREMFLYSVTVAFWLINTWVWLRR
- the mffa gene encoding mitochondrial fission factor homolog B isoform X2; protein product: MSSATFPSPIAEMAEINRIHYDLEYTEGISQRMRIPEMLKVAPQGQEDSGLNSQQLPHSVTMQVPERIVVSGDSDDKQFSRPRDLDLIQSTPLEALSLKTPPRVLTLSERPLDFLEDEQRAASENEPMMRPQARSRRERSASENTAVRHNSQQLMHHESAATDSPSATLHPPSPPNATQEEHNLHSDSGILSFLQSTTRRAYHQVLEVLDENHRLALPTYESSLDGGSDDMTVVDAATLRRQLIKLNRRLQLLEEDNKERAKREMFLYSVTVAFWLINTWVWLRR
- the mffa gene encoding mitochondrial fission factor homolog B isoform X3; protein product: MSSATFPSPIAEMAEINRIHYDLEYTEGISQRMRIPEMLKVAPQGQEDSGLNSQQLPHSVTMQVPERIVVSGDSDDKQFSRPRDLDLIQSTPLEALSLKTPPRVLTLSERPLDFLEDEQRAASENEPMMRPQARSRRERSASENTAVRHNSQQLMHHESAKSSLRGGSASSTNPLHESRLALPTYESSLDGGSDDMTVVDAATLRRQLIKLNRRLQLLEEDNKERAKREMFLYSVTVAFWLINTWVWLRR